The following are encoded in a window of Amycolatopsis lexingtonensis genomic DNA:
- a CDS encoding LacI family DNA-binding transcriptional regulator, with the protein MADVAREAGVSGQTVSRVANGKTNVDDATRERVLAAMRRIGYRPNSAARALRNGKFRSIGVIISALPTFGNSRTLDAIAAAVVAQGFSIILMPVTRPTQGEVTGAFSKLNEQAVDGVIILIEQHQLDQSEIELPHGLPVVVIDSSARYDYPVVDTDQADGAATATRHLLSLGHATVWHIAGPPQSYSAERRRKSWQSTLELAGAPVPPVLTGDWSPSSGYEAGLTLAADPAVTAVFAANDQMALGLLRALHEAGRSVPGEVSVVGFDDMEESAHFWPPLTTIRQSFEAVGRHAVAALLTEIETGAEAGEPVSVPTELVLRSSTAAPPS; encoded by the coding sequence ATGGCGGACGTTGCGCGCGAGGCTGGGGTCTCCGGCCAGACGGTGTCCCGGGTCGCGAACGGCAAGACCAATGTGGACGACGCGACCCGCGAACGCGTCCTCGCGGCGATGCGCCGGATCGGCTACCGGCCCAACAGCGCGGCCCGCGCGCTGCGCAACGGCAAGTTCCGCAGCATCGGCGTGATCATCTCGGCGCTCCCGACGTTCGGCAACAGCCGCACCCTCGACGCGATCGCGGCGGCCGTCGTCGCGCAGGGGTTCTCGATCATCCTGATGCCGGTGACGCGGCCGACGCAGGGTGAGGTGACGGGCGCGTTCAGCAAGCTGAACGAGCAGGCGGTCGACGGCGTGATCATCCTGATCGAGCAGCACCAGCTCGACCAGAGCGAAATCGAGCTGCCGCACGGGCTCCCGGTGGTCGTGATCGACTCGAGCGCGCGCTACGACTACCCGGTCGTCGACACCGACCAGGCCGACGGCGCCGCGACGGCGACCCGGCACCTGCTTTCGCTGGGGCACGCCACGGTGTGGCACATCGCGGGGCCGCCGCAGTCCTATTCGGCCGAACGGCGCCGGAAGTCCTGGCAGTCCACATTGGAGCTCGCGGGCGCTCCCGTCCCCCCGGTGCTGACCGGCGACTGGTCGCCTTCGTCGGGGTACGAGGCGGGCTTGACCCTGGCGGCCGACCCGGCGGTGACGGCGGTGTTCGCGGCGAACGACCAGATGGCACTGGGCCTGCTGCGGGCGCTGCACGAGGCGGGCCGGTCGGTGCCGGGCGAGGTGAGCGTGGTCGGCTTCGACGACATGGAGGAGTCGGCGCACTTCTGGCCCCCACTGACGACGATCCGCCAGTCGTTCGAAGCGGTCGGCCGGCACGCGGTGGCGGCGTTGCTGACGGAGATCGAGACGGGGGCGGAGGCGGGGGAACCGGTGAGCGTCCCGACGGAACTGGTCCTGCGCTCCAGCACGGCGGCTCCCCCGTCCTGA
- a CDS encoding glycoside hydrolase family 35 protein translates to MPEFAIGDTDFLLDGRPFRILSGALHYFRVHPDLWADRIDKARRMGLNTIETYVPWNAHAPEPGVFDLTGGLDLDRFLRLVADAGMYAIVRPGPYICAEWDNGGLPAWLFRDPAVGVRRFEPRYLAAVREYLTRVYEVVVPHQIDRGGPVLLVQVENEYGAFGDDKRYLKALAEHTRASGITVPLTTVDQPTPEMLEAGSLDGLHRTASFGSGARERLAILRAHQPTGPLMCSEFWNGWFDNWGAHHHTTSAADSAAELDALLAAGASVNLYMFHGGTNFGFTNGANDKGVYQPIVTSYDYDAPLDEAGDPTPKYHAFRDVIARYHKVPDSVPPPARPAPTPHGVLRDPVRLLDAPDRWGTWEFHEELPAFDDLTPMPQLALLRCAVEGDTPGVLTFGEVRDRAMVFFDGDPVGTLTREHHDRAIALPRAAGELLVLVEDQGRVDYGPRIGEAKGIVGGAELHGEPLTGWDVLPLDLTEVPTLRPSTRTVVSGPVAGPVLLRADIDVGAPADLFLDTGEWGKGLAWFNGFPLGRYWRRGPQRTLYVPRPVVRAGGNELVVLELGTMLDPAARFAPRPLLGHTEA, encoded by the coding sequence ATGCCTGAGTTCGCCATCGGGGACACCGACTTCCTGCTGGACGGCCGTCCGTTCCGGATCCTTTCCGGTGCCCTGCACTACTTCCGGGTGCACCCGGACCTGTGGGCCGACCGGATCGACAAGGCCCGGCGGATGGGCCTCAACACCATCGAGACGTACGTGCCGTGGAACGCGCACGCCCCCGAGCCCGGCGTCTTCGACCTCACCGGCGGGCTCGACCTGGACCGCTTCCTGCGTCTCGTGGCCGACGCGGGGATGTACGCGATCGTCCGGCCCGGCCCGTACATCTGCGCCGAGTGGGACAACGGCGGCCTGCCGGCATGGCTGTTCCGCGACCCGGCGGTCGGGGTGCGGCGGTTCGAGCCGCGGTACCTCGCCGCCGTGCGCGAATACCTGACCCGCGTCTACGAAGTCGTGGTGCCGCACCAGATCGACCGCGGCGGACCGGTGCTGCTGGTCCAGGTCGAGAACGAGTACGGCGCGTTCGGCGACGACAAGCGCTACCTGAAAGCGCTCGCCGAGCACACGCGCGCGTCGGGGATCACCGTGCCGCTGACCACAGTGGACCAGCCGACGCCGGAGATGCTCGAAGCGGGCAGCCTGGACGGTTTGCACCGCACGGCTTCCTTCGGTTCCGGCGCGCGGGAGCGGCTGGCGATCCTGCGGGCGCACCAGCCGACCGGGCCGCTGATGTGCAGCGAGTTCTGGAACGGCTGGTTCGACAACTGGGGCGCGCACCACCACACGACTTCGGCCGCGGACTCGGCGGCCGAGCTCGACGCGCTGCTCGCGGCCGGCGCGTCGGTCAACCTGTACATGTTCCACGGCGGCACGAACTTCGGGTTCACCAACGGTGCCAACGACAAGGGCGTCTACCAGCCGATCGTGACGTCCTACGACTACGACGCGCCGCTGGACGAAGCCGGTGACCCGACGCCGAAGTACCACGCCTTCCGCGACGTGATCGCCCGCTACCACAAGGTGCCCGACAGCGTCCCGCCGCCGGCGCGCCCGGCGCCGACCCCGCACGGCGTGCTGCGCGACCCGGTCCGGCTGCTCGACGCGCCGGACCGGTGGGGCACCTGGGAATTCCACGAGGAACTGCCCGCGTTCGACGACCTGACCCCGATGCCGCAGCTGGCCTTGCTGCGCTGCGCCGTCGAGGGGGACACCCCCGGCGTGCTGACCTTCGGCGAGGTGCGCGACCGCGCGATGGTGTTCTTCGACGGCGACCCGGTCGGCACGCTCACGCGGGAGCACCACGACCGCGCGATCGCGCTGCCGCGGGCGGCGGGCGAGCTGCTGGTGCTGGTCGAGGACCAGGGCCGCGTCGACTACGGGCCGCGGATCGGCGAGGCCAAGGGGATCGTCGGCGGCGCGGAGCTGCACGGCGAGCCGCTGACCGGCTGGGACGTGCTGCCGCTCGACCTGACCGAGGTGCCCACCCTGCGGCCGTCGACGAGGACCGTCGTGTCCGGCCCGGTGGCCGGGCCGGTCCTGCTGCGCGCCGACATCGATGTCGGCGCGCCCGCCGACCTCTTCCTCGACACCGGGGAGTGGGGCAAGGGCCTGGCGTGGTTCAACGGCTTCCCGCTCGGCCGGTACTGGCGGCGCGGGCCGCAGCGGACGTTGTACGTGCCGCGCCCGGTGGTCCGGGCCGGCGGCAACGAACTCGTCGTGCTCGAACTGGGCACGATGCTCGACCCGGCGGCCCGGTTCGCGCCGCGGCCGTTGCTGGGCCACACGGAGGCCTGA
- a CDS encoding carbohydrate ABC transporter permease, translating into MATFSLTRPKKSRTLTAVMALYLLYTLVPLAWLVINATKTQAALFSTSGLSFGGPFALFDNIAQTFTYNNGIFFRWLGNTLLYVVVGAGGATILATAAGYGLAKYRFPGRRAVFAVVLGAVAVPATALAVPTFLMFSKLGLTNTPLAIIIPSLISPFGLYLIWVYAADAIPDELLEAARIDGAGEFRIFLTVTLRQLVPGIVTVALFTMVQTWNNYFLPLIMLSEPKWYPLTVGLNQWSAQANGAGAQPIFNLVLTGSLLTIIPLVLAFLLMQRFWQSGLSAGSVKQ; encoded by the coding sequence GTGGCGACGTTTTCGCTGACGCGGCCCAAGAAGTCGCGCACGCTCACCGCCGTCATGGCGCTGTACCTGCTCTACACCCTGGTTCCGCTGGCGTGGCTGGTGATCAACGCGACCAAGACGCAGGCGGCCCTGTTCTCGACCTCGGGCCTGTCCTTCGGCGGCCCGTTCGCGCTCTTCGACAACATCGCCCAGACGTTCACCTACAACAACGGGATCTTCTTCCGCTGGCTGGGGAACACGCTCTTGTACGTCGTGGTCGGCGCCGGCGGCGCGACGATCCTCGCCACCGCCGCGGGGTACGGGCTGGCCAAGTACCGCTTCCCCGGCCGCCGCGCGGTGTTCGCCGTCGTGCTCGGCGCGGTGGCCGTGCCCGCCACCGCGCTCGCCGTGCCGACGTTCCTGATGTTCAGCAAGCTCGGCCTGACCAACACCCCGCTGGCCATCATCATCCCGTCGCTGATCAGCCCGTTCGGCCTCTACCTGATCTGGGTCTACGCCGCCGACGCCATCCCCGACGAGCTGCTGGAAGCGGCGCGGATCGACGGCGCGGGCGAGTTCCGGATCTTCCTCACCGTGACGCTGCGCCAGCTGGTGCCCGGGATCGTCACCGTCGCGCTGTTCACCATGGTGCAGACGTGGAACAACTACTTCCTGCCGCTGATCATGCTGAGCGAGCCCAAGTGGTACCCGCTGACCGTCGGGCTCAACCAGTGGAGCGCGCAGGCGAACGGCGCCGGCGCGCAGCCGATCTTCAACCTCGTGCTCACCGGATCACTGCTCACCATCATCCCCCTCGTCCTCGCTTTCCTGCTCATGCAACGGTTCTGGCAATCCGGGCTGAGCGCGGGCAGCGTCAAGCAATAA
- a CDS encoding ANTAR domain-containing response regulator encodes MAERVDELNAVLADLVGVLESVSDTPGLLDAVCGEAVRVVPDADLASIMVVRDGVTQTAAFTDERARRIDDVQYAAGDGPGLLAALTGEVVRVSVGETGERWPEFVAAAKEIGVGSYLAVPLRVDDNLVGAVTLFGFGAHGYHEFDTKVLRLFMLCVETVLRLTRRYREARRLADELRNAMETRAVIEQAKGMLMLIHRVSEDAAMQRLITESQHTNIKLRDVAARFTRRMSSADGGPPRS; translated from the coding sequence ATGGCGGAGCGGGTCGACGAGCTGAACGCCGTACTGGCCGATCTCGTCGGGGTCCTCGAATCGGTGTCCGACACACCCGGGCTGCTCGACGCGGTCTGCGGCGAGGCGGTCCGGGTGGTGCCGGACGCGGACCTGGCCAGCATCATGGTGGTCCGCGACGGCGTGACGCAGACCGCGGCCTTCACCGACGAGCGCGCCCGGCGCATCGACGACGTGCAGTACGCCGCGGGCGACGGCCCCGGCTTGCTCGCAGCGCTGACGGGCGAGGTCGTGCGGGTGTCGGTCGGCGAAACGGGCGAGCGGTGGCCCGAGTTCGTGGCCGCGGCGAAGGAAATCGGCGTGGGCAGTTACCTGGCGGTCCCGCTGCGCGTGGACGACAACCTGGTCGGCGCGGTCACACTGTTCGGGTTCGGCGCGCACGGCTACCACGAGTTCGACACGAAGGTGCTGCGCCTGTTCATGTTGTGCGTGGAAACGGTCCTGCGCCTGACCCGCCGCTACCGCGAAGCCCGGCGCCTCGCCGACGAGCTGCGCAACGCGATGGAGACGCGCGCGGTGATCGAGCAGGCGAAGGGCATGCTGATGCTGATCCACCGGGTCAGCGAAGACGCGGCGATGCAACGGCTGATCACGGAGTCCCAGCACACGAACATCAAGCTCCGCGACGTCGCGGCCCGCTTCACGCGGAGGATGAGCTCGGCCGACGGCGGCCCGCCGCGCTCCTGA
- a CDS encoding alpha-N-arabinofuranosidase, protein MTVHIEGDAGRVIGPVPRRLFGSFVEHMGRSVYTGLYEPGHSTADDRGFRGDVLELVRELGPTVVRYPGGNFVSGYRWEDGVGPDRPARLDPAWHSVESNRFGLHEFVAWAEAAGTEVMYAVNLGTRGIQEAADVLEYCNHAGGTELSERRRANGANRPFGFKLWCLGNEMDGPWQIGHKTADEYGRLAAETARLMRMIDPGVELVVAGSSHADMPTFGEWERTVLRHTAGLVDHISLHAYYQELHGDTDSYLASGAALDAYIGTVAGIIDELGLDVGISVDEWNVWDLRRWNEVDQARLAEGGWREHPRIIEDDYTVTDAVVVGSLLSSLLRNVDRVSMANQAQLVNVIAPIRTEPGGPAWRQSTFHPFQRVAALAGGVSLRLAVEGPRLRTAQHGEVDLVDVAATVEESGRGAVFLTNRATASPTEVRLRLRGARFGVYAAETLTAPAGETRHAVNTAVSQPVRPVPLPGTAVTSDPGGTTITVTLPPLSWTVLQLSPEAGRHA, encoded by the coding sequence ATGACCGTCCACATCGAAGGCGACGCGGGCCGGGTCATCGGTCCGGTCCCGCGCCGCCTCTTCGGCTCTTTCGTCGAGCACATGGGCCGGTCCGTGTACACCGGGTTGTACGAACCCGGGCACTCCACTGCGGACGATCGCGGCTTCCGCGGCGACGTCCTGGAGCTGGTGCGGGAACTCGGGCCGACGGTCGTCCGGTACCCCGGCGGCAACTTCGTCTCCGGCTACCGCTGGGAGGACGGCGTCGGCCCGGACCGGCCCGCCCGGCTCGACCCGGCCTGGCACAGCGTCGAGTCCAACCGCTTCGGCCTGCACGAATTCGTCGCGTGGGCCGAAGCCGCGGGTACCGAGGTGATGTACGCGGTCAACCTCGGTACCCGCGGCATCCAGGAAGCCGCCGACGTCCTGGAGTACTGCAACCACGCAGGCGGCACGGAACTGAGCGAGCGGCGGCGCGCGAACGGTGCCAACCGCCCGTTCGGCTTCAAGCTGTGGTGCCTGGGCAACGAAATGGACGGTCCGTGGCAGATCGGCCACAAGACCGCCGACGAGTACGGCCGCCTGGCCGCCGAGACCGCGCGGCTCATGCGGATGATCGACCCGGGGGTCGAACTCGTCGTCGCGGGCAGCTCGCACGCGGACATGCCGACGTTCGGCGAGTGGGAGCGCACGGTGCTGCGCCACACCGCCGGGCTCGTCGACCACATCTCGCTGCACGCCTACTACCAGGAGCTGCACGGCGACACCGACAGCTACCTGGCCAGCGGCGCCGCGCTCGACGCCTACATCGGCACGGTGGCGGGGATCATCGACGAGCTCGGGCTCGACGTCGGGATCAGCGTCGACGAGTGGAACGTCTGGGACCTGCGCCGCTGGAACGAGGTCGACCAGGCGCGGCTGGCCGAAGGCGGCTGGCGGGAGCACCCGCGGATCATCGAGGACGACTACACCGTCACCGACGCGGTCGTCGTCGGGTCGCTGCTGAGTTCGCTGCTGCGCAACGTCGACCGCGTGTCGATGGCGAACCAGGCGCAGCTGGTGAACGTCATCGCGCCGATCCGCACCGAGCCCGGCGGCCCGGCCTGGCGGCAGTCGACGTTCCACCCGTTCCAGCGGGTCGCCGCGCTGGCCGGCGGGGTGAGCCTGCGCCTGGCCGTCGAGGGCCCGCGGCTGCGCACCGCGCAGCACGGCGAAGTCGACCTCGTCGACGTCGCCGCGACGGTCGAAGAATCCGGGCGGGGCGCGGTGTTCCTGACCAACCGCGCCACGGCGTCGCCGACCGAGGTCCGCCTCCGGCTCCGCGGCGCCCGGTTCGGCGTCTACGCCGCCGAAACCCTGACCGCGCCCGCCGGCGAAACCCGGCACGCCGTCAACACCGCCGTCTCGCAACCGGTCCGGCCGGTGCCGCTCCCCGGCACCGCCGTGACGTCCGACCCAGGGGGGACCACCATCACCGTGACACTGCCACCCTTGTCCTGGACCGTGCTCCAGCTGAGCCCGGAGGCGGGCCGGCATGCCTGA
- a CDS encoding RICIN domain-containing protein, protein MNRKRLLTVLCVPVVAAGIAAAPAAAATAVTVKPDPTYRQQPFDGWGASLAWMAEATGGYPDSIRNRLADLVFGADGLNLNIARFNVGGGNAPDVPPYLRAGGAVPGWWKAPAGTTRADKDWWTPGDPAEFDAAADPNQRWWVDRIKNRVTKWEAFSNSPPYFQTVSGYVSGGFNATDEQLRPDKIGDFTAYLAHVVRTLERAHGIEFSSVNPLNEPNTNYWKTTLGADGNPTGGRQEGAHIGPSVQSQLIPAMAAALAGSKTIVSAPDETNPDIFAADWAGWSAAARAAAGRLNVHTYGTGNRPVPRDLAKGASKPLWMSEVGGSWLDRQDFTSMDPGLGMAKQITDDLRLLEPSAWVSWQPIEDYNNMKPGGESAAGMNWGEIQVPFDCPASATPQTCQIRTNTKFNTMRNFTHYIRPGDRLVGVDDTASTAAMRGEDLATVVHTNASTDEQDVTLDLSGFRNIRRGASVTPVITDVTGALKRGKAVKVTSAHATLRVPARSVTSFLVDGVSATAAGTGLGSGKPFAFTGVQSGKSLSAENGALLQRTTDASAPAQRWTLTDRTGRYGSRDRFTITNAGTGQVLSTSGGAVALAPAGTCDAAAQWTLSTTGDGTWTFVNAATGQLLDVTGESRADGAPIGLYRPTNGPNQRWQAVAR, encoded by the coding sequence ATGAACCGCAAGCGTTTGCTCACCGTCCTTTGTGTACCCGTCGTGGCGGCCGGGATCGCCGCCGCCCCGGCGGCCGCGGCCACCGCGGTCACGGTGAAGCCCGATCCGACGTACCGGCAGCAGCCGTTCGACGGCTGGGGCGCGAGCCTGGCCTGGATGGCCGAAGCGACCGGCGGCTACCCCGACTCGATCCGGAACCGGCTGGCCGACCTGGTCTTCGGCGCCGACGGGCTGAACCTGAACATCGCCCGGTTCAACGTCGGCGGCGGCAACGCCCCCGACGTCCCGCCGTACCTGCGCGCGGGTGGCGCCGTCCCGGGCTGGTGGAAGGCGCCGGCCGGCACCACCCGCGCCGACAAGGACTGGTGGACCCCCGGTGACCCGGCCGAGTTCGACGCCGCCGCGGACCCGAACCAGCGCTGGTGGGTCGACAGGATCAAGAACCGCGTCACGAAGTGGGAGGCGTTCAGCAACTCGCCGCCCTACTTCCAGACCGTCTCCGGGTACGTCTCGGGTGGCTTCAACGCCACCGACGAGCAGCTGCGCCCGGACAAGATCGGCGACTTCACCGCGTACCTGGCCCACGTCGTGCGCACGCTCGAACGCGCGCACGGCATCGAGTTCTCGTCGGTGAACCCGCTGAACGAGCCGAACACGAACTACTGGAAGACGACCCTCGGGGCCGACGGCAACCCGACCGGCGGGCGGCAGGAAGGCGCGCACATCGGGCCGTCGGTCCAGTCGCAGCTGATCCCCGCGATGGCGGCGGCGCTGGCCGGGTCGAAGACGATCGTCTCCGCGCCCGACGAGACCAACCCGGACATCTTCGCCGCGGACTGGGCCGGCTGGTCGGCCGCGGCCCGCGCGGCGGCGGGACGGCTCAACGTGCACACCTACGGCACCGGCAACCGGCCGGTCCCGCGCGACCTGGCGAAGGGCGCCTCGAAGCCGTTGTGGATGAGTGAGGTCGGCGGCAGCTGGCTGGACCGGCAGGACTTCACGTCCATGGACCCCGGGCTCGGGATGGCCAAGCAGATCACCGACGACCTCCGCCTGCTCGAGCCGAGCGCGTGGGTGAGCTGGCAGCCGATCGAGGACTACAACAACATGAAGCCCGGCGGCGAGTCCGCGGCCGGGATGAACTGGGGCGAGATCCAGGTCCCGTTCGACTGCCCGGCTTCCGCCACGCCGCAGACGTGCCAGATCCGGACCAACACGAAGTTCAATACGATGCGGAACTTCACCCATTACATCCGGCCCGGTGACCGGCTGGTCGGCGTGGACGACACCGCGTCGACGGCCGCGATGCGCGGCGAGGACCTGGCGACGGTCGTGCACACCAACGCGAGCACCGACGAGCAGGACGTCACCCTCGACCTGTCCGGGTTCCGGAACATCCGGCGGGGCGCTTCGGTGACGCCGGTCATCACCGACGTCACGGGCGCACTGAAGCGGGGCAAGGCGGTCAAGGTGACCTCGGCGCACGCCACGCTGCGGGTGCCCGCGCGCTCGGTCACGAGCTTCCTGGTCGACGGCGTCTCCGCGACGGCGGCCGGCACCGGCCTCGGCTCCGGCAAGCCGTTCGCGTTCACCGGCGTGCAGAGCGGCAAGTCGCTCTCGGCGGAGAACGGGGCACTGCTGCAGCGCACGACCGACGCTTCGGCGCCGGCGCAGCGCTGGACCCTCACCGACCGCACCGGCCGCTACGGCAGCCGCGACCGCTTCACCATCACCAACGCGGGCACCGGCCAGGTCCTGAGCACCTCCGGCGGCGCGGTGGCGCTGGCCCCGGCGGGAACCTGCGACGCGGCCGCCCAGTGGACACTGTCCACCACGGGCGACGGCACCTGGACGTTCGTCAACGCGGCGACCGGGCAGCTGCTCGACGTCACCGGCGAGTCCCGCGCGGACGGCGCGCCGATCGGCCTGTACCGGCCGACCAACGGGCCGAACCAGCGCTGGCAGGCGGTGGCCCGCTGA
- a CDS encoding ABC transporter substrate-binding protein: MSRIRSRAKAFAAVVLAAALAAGCSSGSSSGPAAATGTQDSVDAALKAGGEITYWSWTPSAKDQVAAFQKEYPNVKVNYVNAGTNKDEYTKLQNAIKAGSGAPDVAQIEYYALPQFALTDSLADLNQFGFGSFEKDYSASTWAQVKNGNGIYGLPQDSGPMALFYNKEVFDKNAIAVPKTWDEYVAAAKKLHAADPTKYITSDTGDPGFVLSMIWQAGGRPFAVDGRNVKVNLADAGTKKWTAMWDQLIQGKQLAPVKEWSDDWFRALGDGTISSLVTGAWMPGNFISSVPGGAGKWAVAPMPTYDGKPVTSENGGSTQSVLKQSKNPALAAGFVRWLNHAGGVQPFIKSGGFPSTTADLTSPAFVDEAVPYFGGQKINEVLTQASKDVAPGWTYLPYQTYANSVFSDTAGKAYLNGTGLDAGLAAWQQAIVDYGNQQGFTVSAG, translated from the coding sequence ATGTCACGCATCCGCAGTCGCGCCAAGGCGTTCGCAGCCGTGGTGCTGGCCGCCGCACTGGCGGCCGGTTGCTCCTCCGGGAGCTCGTCCGGACCCGCCGCCGCCACCGGCACCCAGGACTCCGTCGACGCCGCGCTCAAGGCGGGCGGGGAGATCACCTACTGGAGCTGGACGCCGTCGGCCAAGGACCAGGTCGCCGCGTTCCAGAAGGAATACCCGAACGTCAAGGTGAACTACGTCAACGCCGGCACGAACAAGGACGAGTACACCAAGCTGCAGAACGCGATCAAGGCGGGCTCCGGCGCGCCGGACGTCGCGCAGATCGAGTACTACGCCCTCCCGCAGTTCGCGCTGACCGATTCACTCGCCGACCTGAACCAGTTCGGCTTCGGCTCGTTCGAAAAGGACTACAGCGCCTCGACGTGGGCGCAAGTCAAGAACGGCAACGGGATCTACGGCCTGCCGCAGGACTCCGGCCCGATGGCGCTGTTCTACAACAAGGAAGTCTTCGACAAGAACGCCATCGCCGTGCCGAAGACGTGGGACGAGTACGTCGCCGCGGCGAAGAAGCTGCACGCCGCCGACCCCACGAAGTACATCACCTCGGACACCGGTGACCCGGGCTTCGTGCTGAGCATGATCTGGCAGGCGGGCGGGCGCCCCTTCGCCGTCGACGGCCGGAACGTGAAGGTCAACCTCGCCGACGCGGGCACCAAGAAGTGGACCGCGATGTGGGACCAGCTGATCCAGGGCAAGCAGCTCGCCCCGGTCAAGGAGTGGTCCGACGACTGGTTTCGCGCCCTCGGCGACGGCACCATCTCCTCGCTGGTCACCGGCGCCTGGATGCCGGGCAACTTCATCTCCTCGGTGCCCGGCGGGGCAGGCAAGTGGGCGGTCGCGCCGATGCCGACCTACGACGGCAAGCCGGTGACCTCGGAAAACGGTGGTAGCACGCAGTCGGTGCTCAAACAGAGCAAGAACCCGGCGCTGGCCGCGGGCTTCGTGCGCTGGCTCAACCACGCCGGCGGCGTCCAGCCGTTCATCAAGAGCGGTGGCTTCCCGTCCACGACGGCCGACCTGACCTCGCCCGCGTTCGTCGACGAGGCCGTGCCGTACTTCGGCGGCCAGAAGATCAACGAGGTGCTGACCCAGGCGTCGAAGGACGTCGCCCCGGGCTGGACCTACCTGCCGTACCAGACCTACGCCAACAGCGTCTTCAGTGACACCGCGGGCAAGGCCTACCTGAACGGCACCGGTCTCGACGCCGGGCTGGCGGCCTGGCAGCAGGCCATCGTGGACTACGGCAACCAGCAGGGCTTCACGGTCAGCGCCGGATGA
- a CDS encoding carbohydrate ABC transporter permease, with protein MTSTAAPPVAAPARPAPSARRRRRNWRGWLFVAPFMLVFALTFIAPVVYAFVLSLFRDQAFFGGTVFVGADNYAQVLADPKFWESFQRVLVFLAVQVPIMLLLALVAALAIDSARLHAAGFFRIVIFLPYAVPAVVAALMWGFIYGDHFGLAADLNHLLGTDAVKPLSQNWLLTSIGNVVTWEFVGYNMLIFYSALKVIPKELFEAAAIDGAGTFRTIFSVKLPAIRGAIVIATIFSIIGSFQLFNEPNIMRNLVPNVIGTFYTPNMYAYNLSFAGQQYNYSATVAIVMGVITAVIAYVVQLRGTRKGM; from the coding sequence ATGACGTCCACAGCGGCACCGCCCGTCGCGGCACCGGCTCGCCCGGCGCCGTCGGCCCGCCGTCGGCGGCGCAACTGGCGTGGCTGGCTCTTCGTCGCCCCCTTCATGCTGGTGTTCGCGCTGACGTTCATCGCGCCGGTCGTCTACGCCTTCGTCCTCAGCCTCTTCCGCGACCAGGCCTTCTTCGGCGGCACGGTCTTCGTGGGCGCCGACAACTACGCGCAGGTGCTCGCCGACCCGAAGTTCTGGGAGTCCTTCCAGCGGGTGCTGGTGTTCCTCGCCGTGCAGGTGCCGATCATGCTGCTGCTCGCGCTGGTCGCGGCGCTGGCGATCGACAGCGCCCGGCTGCACGCCGCCGGGTTCTTCCGGATCGTGATCTTCCTGCCGTACGCGGTGCCCGCCGTGGTCGCCGCGCTGATGTGGGGCTTCATCTACGGCGACCACTTCGGACTCGCCGCGGACCTCAACCACCTGCTGGGCACCGACGCCGTGAAGCCGCTCTCCCAGAACTGGCTGCTCACCTCGATCGGCAACGTCGTGACCTGGGAGTTCGTCGGCTACAACATGCTCATCTTCTACTCGGCGCTGAAGGTGATCCCCAAGGAGCTGTTCGAAGCCGCCGCGATCGACGGCGCCGGGACGTTCCGCACGATCTTCTCCGTCAAGCTCCCCGCGATCCGCGGTGCCATCGTGATCGCGACGATCTTCTCGATCATCGGCAGCTTCCAGCTGTTCAACGAGCCGAACATCATGCGCAACCTGGTGCCGAACGTGATCGGCACGTTCTACACGCCGAACATGTACGCCTACAACCTCTCCTTCGCCGGCCAGCAGTACAACTACTCCGCCACGGTCGCGATCGTGATGGGCGTGATCACCGCGGTCATCGCCTACGTCGTGCAGCTGCGCGGGACCCGGAAGGGGATGTGA